The Streptomyces albofaciens JCM 4342 genome has a segment encoding these proteins:
- a CDS encoding ABC transporter ATP-binding protein, which translates to MTTSTDAGTATGGTSDDGGRTTTGGAPNSDRHTTTDGPPNNDRHTPPSSPPNNDRHTTTGAAAPEDDAAPPPPTPPPAAAGSDPFERDILPTAKGASRSLLGSLLRPHTGRVWVASVLLLLQQAAVQAGPLLVAFAIDHAVPALREDRHGPLIAVAAAYLLCATASGGLQYVFIRLAARISQDVLLDLRGRIFRHGQALSLDFHERYTSGRLISRATTDVEALRELLNEGLQELVSIVLATVYITATLLYLDWGLGAAAVATAGPLYLLVRSFRRRSSRVYSEKSSAMAAVIVKFTETVNGIRPVQAFRRERPNDAAFARLNGRHGRVNGDAILEMARYVVSSRLVANVAVAALVLWGAYRVASGGLALGVLAAAALYLRRLYDPIDRLGMFLNSYQSAAASLEKIAGLLAQRPSVPEPAEPQPLPERPGSRPGREVVFEGVRFAYRTGGEVLPRFDLTLAAGRTVAVVGSTGAGKSTLAKLLARFYDPTEGLVRVDGVDLRDLSTADLRRAVVMVTQEAFLFSGTVAENIAIGRPDATREEIERAARAIGAHDFIAALPDGYDTDVRKRGGRISAGQRQLVAFARALLADPAVLILDEATSSLDIPGERAVQRAMDTVLRGRTAVVIAHRLSTVETADRVLVMSEGRIVEDGSPSELIAGRGRFAELHEAWRESVV; encoded by the coding sequence ATGACCACGAGCACGGATGCCGGTACGGCCACGGGCGGCACGTCGGACGACGGCGGCCGTACGACCACGGGCGGCGCACCGAACAGCGACCGCCATACGACCACAGACGGCCCACCGAACAACGACCGCCATACGCCCCCAAGCAGCCCACCGAACAACGACCGCCATACGACCACGGGTGCGGCGGCGCCGGAGGACGACGCCGCACCCCCGCCGCCCACCCCTCCCCCGGCCGCCGCCGGTTCCGACCCCTTCGAGCGGGACATCCTGCCCACCGCCAAGGGCGCCTCCCGCTCCCTCCTGGGGTCGCTGCTGCGACCGCACACCGGCCGTGTCTGGGTGGCGAGCGTCCTCCTGCTGCTCCAGCAGGCCGCCGTGCAGGCCGGGCCGCTGCTGGTCGCCTTCGCCATCGACCACGCCGTACCCGCCCTGCGCGAGGACCGGCACGGCCCGCTCATCGCCGTGGCCGCGGCCTATCTGCTGTGTGCCACGGCCTCCGGCGGCCTCCAGTACGTCTTCATCCGGCTCGCCGCGCGGATCAGCCAGGACGTGCTGCTCGACCTGCGGGGCCGGATCTTCCGGCACGGCCAGGCGCTGAGCCTGGACTTCCACGAGCGCTACACCTCCGGCCGGCTGATCTCCCGCGCGACCACCGACGTGGAAGCGCTGCGCGAGCTGCTGAACGAAGGCCTCCAGGAGCTGGTCTCCATCGTCCTGGCCACGGTCTACATCACGGCGACGCTGCTCTACCTCGACTGGGGCCTGGGCGCCGCCGCGGTGGCCACCGCGGGTCCGCTCTACCTGCTCGTACGCTCCTTCCGGCGCCGGTCGAGCCGGGTCTACAGCGAGAAGTCCTCGGCGATGGCAGCCGTGATCGTGAAGTTCACCGAGACGGTCAACGGCATCCGGCCGGTGCAGGCGTTCCGGCGCGAGCGCCCCAACGACGCCGCGTTCGCCCGCCTGAACGGCCGCCACGGGCGTGTCAACGGCGACGCGATACTGGAAATGGCCCGGTATGTGGTCTCCTCGCGCCTGGTCGCCAACGTCGCGGTGGCCGCGCTCGTCCTGTGGGGCGCGTACCGCGTGGCCTCCGGCGGCCTGGCGCTGGGTGTCCTGGCGGCCGCGGCGCTGTATCTGCGCCGTCTGTACGACCCGATCGACCGGCTGGGCATGTTCCTCAACTCCTACCAGTCCGCCGCCGCTTCGCTGGAGAAGATCGCCGGGCTGCTCGCCCAGCGCCCGAGCGTCCCGGAGCCCGCCGAGCCGCAGCCGCTCCCGGAGCGGCCCGGCTCCCGGCCGGGCCGCGAGGTCGTCTTCGAGGGCGTCCGCTTCGCCTACCGCACCGGCGGCGAGGTGCTGCCGCGCTTCGACCTGACGCTCGCCGCGGGCCGGACCGTCGCCGTCGTCGGCTCCACCGGCGCCGGCAAGTCCACCCTGGCCAAACTGCTGGCCCGGTTCTACGACCCCACGGAGGGCCTCGTCCGCGTGGACGGCGTGGACCTGCGCGACCTGTCCACCGCCGACCTGCGGCGCGCGGTGGTGATGGTCACCCAGGAGGCGTTCCTCTTCTCCGGCACGGTCGCCGAGAACATCGCCATCGGCCGCCCCGACGCCACCCGCGAGGAGATCGAGCGGGCCGCGCGCGCCATCGGCGCCCATGACTTCATCGCGGCCCTGCCGGACGGCTACGACACCGACGTACGCAAGCGCGGCGGCCGAATATCCGCCGGCCAGCGCCAGCTCGTCGCCTTCGCCCGCGCCCTGCTCGCCGACCCGGCCGTACTGATCCTCGACGAGGCGACCAGCTCACTGGACATCCCCGGTGAGCGCGCGGTCCAGCGCGCCATGGACACGGTCCTGCGCGGCCGTACGGCAGTGGTCATCGCCCACCGCCTGTCCACGGTCGAGACGGCCGACCGGGTCCTGGTCATGTCCGAGGGCCGCATCGTCGAGGACGGCTCACCCTCCGAACTGATCGCCGGCCGGGGCCGGTTCGCGGAGCTGCACGAGGCGTGGCGGGAGAGCGTGGTGTGA
- a CDS encoding SGNH/GDSL hydrolase family protein: MNPSWGRRGLVAVAVAAGAALCTAGSTPTSAAHPRSRAADTPWVVSLGDSFISGEGGRWAGNSNESADGYAGTDRAFTSATNTTDPHRVYGTSYDHGCNRSDSAEVNSASVHGNRLNLACSGATSTAILLPENGGSPFKTEPSQARQLQNAVTGHPVRAVVVSIGGNDLGFEGVITSCAKNFVKPIGADPCAPTTAPKVRDRLPAMRTAAVKALADITTAMDRAGHPKGSYRLILQSYPSPLPDGARVRYPGEKYDRLTQGGCPFFDKDLTWAHDELVPEISTSLAAAARTGGAEFLDLSRAFEGREVCSKSSVQAGPGQRPSGRTSEWARFVTTGAGQGQRQESMHPNYYGQLALGTCLGLQLDQGRGNRSCVNSPGAGPDQMRLRPVPSA, from the coding sequence ATGAATCCTTCTTGGGGCCGACGGGGCCTGGTGGCCGTGGCCGTTGCGGCGGGAGCCGCCCTGTGCACGGCAGGCAGTACGCCGACAAGTGCCGCACACCCGCGCAGCAGGGCCGCGGACACGCCGTGGGTGGTGTCGCTGGGCGACAGCTTCATCTCCGGAGAGGGGGGTCGCTGGGCAGGCAATAGCAACGAAAGCGCCGACGGTTACGCGGGCACCGATCGCGCCTTCACCTCCGCCACGAACACGACCGACCCGCACCGGGTGTACGGCACGTCCTACGACCACGGCTGCAACCGCTCGGACAGCGCCGAGGTCAACTCCGCAAGCGTGCACGGCAATCGGCTCAACCTGGCCTGCTCAGGCGCCACGTCCACCGCGATCCTGCTGCCCGAGAACGGCGGGAGCCCCTTCAAGACCGAACCCTCCCAGGCCCGGCAACTCCAGAACGCCGTGACCGGCCACCCGGTCCGCGCGGTCGTCGTCTCCATCGGCGGCAACGACCTCGGTTTCGAGGGCGTCATCACCTCCTGCGCCAAGAACTTCGTCAAGCCGATCGGAGCCGACCCCTGCGCCCCGACCACGGCGCCGAAGGTCAGGGACCGGCTGCCCGCGATGCGCACCGCGGCCGTCAAGGCGCTGGCCGACATCACGACCGCCATGGACCGGGCAGGCCACCCGAAGGGCAGCTACCGTCTGATCCTTCAGTCCTACCCCTCGCCCCTTCCCGACGGTGCGCGGGTGCGCTACCCGGGAGAGAAGTACGACCGCCTGACACAGGGTGGCTGCCCCTTCTTCGACAAGGACCTCACCTGGGCCCATGACGAACTCGTCCCGGAGATCAGCACCAGCCTCGCTGCCGCCGCCCGCACGGGAGGCGCGGAGTTCCTCGACCTGTCCCGCGCCTTCGAAGGCCGGGAGGTCTGCTCCAAGAGCAGCGTCCAAGCCGGCCCCGGCCAACGGCCGTCGGGCCGAACGAGCGAATGGGCCCGCTTCGTGACCACCGGCGCCGGTCAGGGACAGCGCCAGGAGTCCATGCATCCCAACTACTACGGCCAGCTCGCCCTCGGCACCTGTCTGGGCCTCCAGCTCGACCAGGGCCGGGGCAACCGCTCCTGCGTCAACAGCCCGGGCGCCGGCCCCGACCAGATGCGCTTGCGGCCGGTCCCCTCTGCATGA
- the rox gene encoding rifampin monooxygenase gives MRDVIVVGAGPTGLMLAAELRLQGVDVLVLDKEPAPTKVVRALGLHVRSIEVMAQRGLLDRFLALGKRYEVGGFFAGISKSWPERMDTAHGYVLGIVQTATERLLTEHAIELGAEIRRGCEVTGLHQDADGVTVETAGAGELRSRYVVGCDGGRSTVRKLLGIGFPGEPSRRDTLLGEMALTASQDELTAVMTEVRKTQLWFGAMPLEDGVYRVIVPADGVAEDRSVPPTFEEFKRQLRVTAGTDFGVHSPRWLSRFGDATRQAERYRDGRVLLAGDAAHIHPPTGGQGLNLGIQDAFNLGWKLAAEIGGWAPEGLLDSYETERYPVAAAVLDNTRAQVLLMSTEPGPRSVRRLLTELMEFEEVNRYLIEKITAVSVHYDFGEGHELLGRRLRDVALKRGRLYELMHRGRGLLLDQTGRLSVAGWADRVDHVVDVSEELDVPAVLLRPDGHVAWAGEDQRELAAALPKWFGAAAG, from the coding sequence GTGAGGGACGTGATCGTGGTCGGCGCCGGGCCGACCGGCCTGATGCTGGCCGCCGAACTGCGGCTGCAAGGTGTGGACGTACTCGTACTGGACAAGGAGCCGGCGCCGACCAAGGTGGTCCGCGCGCTCGGCCTGCACGTGCGCAGCATCGAGGTGATGGCACAGCGCGGTCTGCTGGACCGCTTCCTCGCGCTCGGCAAGCGGTACGAGGTCGGCGGCTTCTTCGCCGGCATCAGCAAGTCGTGGCCCGAGCGGATGGACACCGCGCACGGATACGTCCTCGGCATCGTGCAGACCGCCACCGAGCGCCTGCTGACCGAGCACGCGATCGAGCTGGGCGCCGAGATCCGGCGCGGCTGCGAGGTGACCGGGCTGCACCAGGACGCGGACGGGGTGACCGTCGAGACCGCCGGTGCGGGCGAGCTGCGCTCGCGCTACGTCGTCGGCTGTGACGGCGGGCGCAGTACGGTGCGCAAGCTGCTCGGCATCGGCTTCCCCGGCGAACCGAGCCGGCGCGACACGCTGTTGGGCGAGATGGCGCTGACCGCGTCGCAGGACGAGCTGACGGCCGTGATGACCGAAGTCCGCAAGACACAGCTGTGGTTCGGCGCCATGCCCCTCGAAGACGGGGTGTACCGCGTGATCGTGCCCGCCGACGGGGTGGCGGAGGACCGCTCGGTGCCGCCCACGTTCGAGGAGTTCAAGCGGCAGCTGCGGGTGACCGCCGGCACCGACTTCGGCGTGCACTCGCCGCGCTGGCTCTCCCGTTTCGGCGACGCCACCCGGCAGGCCGAGCGCTACCGGGACGGCCGGGTGCTGCTGGCCGGGGACGCGGCGCACATCCACCCGCCGACCGGCGGCCAGGGCCTGAACCTCGGCATCCAGGACGCGTTCAACCTCGGCTGGAAGCTGGCCGCCGAGATCGGCGGCTGGGCACCGGAGGGGCTGCTGGACAGCTACGAGACCGAGCGGTATCCGGTGGCCGCCGCCGTCCTGGACAACACCCGCGCGCAGGTGCTGCTGATGTCCACCGAGCCCGGCCCCCGGTCGGTGCGCCGGCTGCTGACGGAGCTGATGGAGTTCGAGGAGGTGAACCGGTACCTGATCGAGAAGATCACCGCGGTCTCGGTCCACTACGACTTCGGCGAGGGCCATGAACTCCTCGGCCGGCGGCTGCGGGACGTGGCCCTGAAGCGGGGGCGGCTCTACGAGCTGATGCACCGCGGCCGCGGGCTGCTGCTCGACCAGACCGGCCGTCTGTCGGTGGCGGGCTGGGCGGACCGGGTCGACCACGTCGTGGACGTCAGCGAGGAGCTGGACGTGCCCGCGGTGCTGCTGCGGCCGGACGGGCACGTGGCGTGGGCCGGTGAGGACCAGCGGGAGCTGGCCGCCGCGCTGCCGAAGTGGTTCGGCGCGGCCGCCGGCTGA
- a CDS encoding carboxylesterase/lipase family protein, whose product MNGAVSVPPDPPDPSESREPSGPAPEARTAPEARTAPEVGAAPEVRTAAGAVRGSLEAGVAVFRGIPFAEAPVGELRFAAPRAAPGWDGVRPALSYGPPPPQGGHFGMEALCQGATDDWLTLNVWTPEPGPGAGLPVMVWIQGGAYTIGTSALPEYDGGRLARAGVVVVTFNYRVGLEGFGQFTGAPANRGLLDQIAALEWVRENIRAFGGAPDRVTVFGQSAGGGSVAALLAMPRAAGLFGRAVAQSVQGTFLSPELAADVATACAAELGLKPTVSDLRTVAPARLSAAGDTVGAALDRHARRWGVAAHRSLPVAPVVEGDTLPATPWQALAGGAARGIPLLVGHTRDEQRLFTVIDGLLGQVTPEQAATALRDFGPGPDGPRRYRAGCPAAGPDELYERVHSDRLFRMPSLHLAEARAAAGGRVHVYELTWRAPGLDGAFGACHGLDVPLVFGNLDRGQPAVLIGDQPSPEAAALSARMRAAWTAFATHGDPGWPAYDTGRRLVQLFDVRPAVTADPERTSRLIWQDHTFSPIALRP is encoded by the coding sequence ATGAACGGTGCAGTGTCCGTTCCGCCTGATCCGCCCGATCCGTCCGAGTCACGCGAGCCGTCCGGCCCCGCGCCGGAAGCCCGTACGGCGCCGGAAGCCCGTACGGCGCCCGAAGTCGGTGCCGCGCCCGAAGTCCGCACCGCGGCCGGTGCGGTGCGCGGCAGCCTGGAGGCGGGCGTGGCCGTCTTCCGCGGCATTCCGTTCGCCGAGGCCCCGGTCGGGGAGCTGCGGTTCGCCGCGCCGCGGGCGGCACCCGGGTGGGACGGAGTGCGCCCGGCCCTGTCGTACGGGCCACCGCCGCCGCAGGGCGGCCACTTCGGTATGGAGGCGCTGTGCCAGGGCGCCACCGACGACTGGCTGACGCTCAACGTCTGGACGCCCGAGCCGGGCCCGGGCGCGGGGCTGCCGGTGATGGTGTGGATCCAGGGCGGCGCCTACACGATCGGCACGTCGGCCCTGCCCGAGTACGACGGAGGCCGTCTGGCCCGGGCCGGTGTCGTTGTGGTGACGTTCAACTACCGGGTGGGACTTGAGGGCTTCGGGCAGTTCACGGGGGCGCCCGCCAACCGGGGCCTGCTCGACCAGATCGCCGCCCTGGAATGGGTCCGGGAGAACATCCGGGCCTTCGGCGGCGCCCCGGACCGGGTCACCGTCTTCGGCCAGTCGGCGGGCGGCGGGTCGGTCGCCGCGCTGCTGGCCATGCCGCGTGCGGCCGGGCTCTTCGGCCGGGCCGTCGCACAGAGCGTGCAGGGTACGTTCCTCTCGCCGGAACTGGCCGCCGACGTCGCCACCGCCTGCGCCGCCGAACTGGGACTGAAGCCGACGGTGAGCGACCTGCGCACGGTGGCCCCGGCCCGGCTGTCCGCCGCCGGTGACACGGTCGGCGCCGCGCTGGACCGGCACGCGCGCCGCTGGGGCGTCGCCGCCCACCGGTCCCTGCCGGTCGCACCGGTCGTCGAGGGCGACACGCTGCCGGCCACGCCGTGGCAGGCCCTGGCCGGCGGCGCCGCCCGCGGCATCCCGCTCCTCGTCGGCCACACCCGTGACGAACAGCGGCTGTTCACCGTGATCGACGGCCTGCTCGGCCAGGTGACGCCGGAGCAGGCCGCGACCGCGCTGCGCGACTTCGGCCCCGGCCCGGACGGGCCACGCCGCTACCGGGCCGGCTGCCCGGCCGCCGGCCCGGACGAGCTGTACGAACGGGTCCACTCCGACCGGCTGTTCCGCATGCCGAGCCTCCACCTCGCCGAGGCCCGCGCCGCGGCGGGCGGCCGGGTCCACGTCTACGAGCTGACCTGGCGGGCCCCCGGCCTGGACGGCGCCTTCGGCGCCTGCCACGGCCTCGACGTCCCCCTCGTCTTCGGCAATCTGGACCGCGGACAGCCCGCCGTACTGATCGGAGACCAGCCCTCCCCGGAGGCGGCGGCGCTGTCGGCCCGGATGCGCGCCGCGTGGACGGCGTTCGCCACCCACGGCGACCCCGGCTGGCCCGCGTACGACACCGGCCGGCGCCTCGTCCAGCTCTTCGACGTCCGGCCGGCCGTCACCGCCGACCCGGAGCGCACCTCCCGCCTCATCTGGCAGGACCACACCTTTTCCCCGATCGCCCTGCGGCCCTGA
- a CDS encoding DinB family protein has translation MTTERPRPPMRAGERETLRGYLDFHRATLAMKCDGLSDEELRSRSMPPSTLSLLGLVRHLAEVERTWFRRVINKEDIPLVWSPDGDYQAAYEPGTATRADAFDAWRTEVGHARRIERAAPSLDVTGHQPRWNAEVSLRTVMLHVTLEYARHNGHADFLREGIDGVVGA, from the coding sequence ATGACCACCGAACGGCCCCGGCCGCCGATGCGCGCCGGCGAGCGCGAAACCCTGCGCGGCTACCTCGACTTCCACCGCGCCACGCTCGCCATGAAGTGCGACGGCCTCTCCGACGAGGAACTGCGCAGCCGGTCCATGCCGCCGTCCACGCTGTCCCTGCTCGGCCTCGTCCGGCACCTGGCGGAGGTGGAGCGCACCTGGTTCCGGCGGGTGATCAACAAGGAGGACATCCCGCTCGTATGGTCGCCGGACGGCGACTACCAGGCGGCGTACGAACCCGGCACGGCCACCCGCGCCGACGCGTTCGACGCCTGGCGCACCGAGGTCGGGCACGCCCGCCGCATCGAACGCGCCGCGCCCTCCCTGGACGTGACCGGCCACCAGCCCCGCTGGAACGCCGAGGTGTCCCTGCGCACCGTGATGCTCCACGTCACCCTCGAATACGCCCGTCACAACGGCCACGCCGACTTCCTGCGCGAGGGGATCGACGGGGTGGTGGGGGCCTGA
- a CDS encoding M4 family metallopeptidase, with product MRRTPHRRAVATGAVVAMAAMLTVSVQAGAGTAATPRPGQVHAQPDPGALPAKLTPAQRAELLRKATAGAAETARQLKLGPKEKLVVRDVVKDADGSLHTRYERTYAGLPVLGGGLVVHRADGKVRGVTKAVRSQLDVPTTTAKVGPAAAEQKALKASQAQGAKKSDAREPRKVIWVADGKPFLAYETVVGGVQEDGTTPNELHVVTNATTGEKLAEWQGVQEGTGNSMYSGQVTLGTAPSYTLTDTTRGNHKTYNLNRGTSGTGTLFTDPDDVWGDGTPQNAQTAGVDAHYGAALTWDYYKNVHGRSGIRGDGVGAYSRVHYGNNYVNAFWQDSCFCMTYGDGSGNVKPLTSIDVAAHEMTHGVTSATANLTYSGEPGGLNEGTSDIFATAVEFNANNPNDVGDYLIGEEIDINGNGTPLRYMDKPSKDGRSKDYWYSGIGGVDVHYSSGVANHFFYLLSEGSGPKDINGVHYDSPTYDNLPVPGIGRANAEKIWFSALTKYMSANTNYAAARTATLSAAAELFGQGSATYNTVANTWAAVNVGQRVPDSGVSVTNPGNQTSTVGQPASLQIKATSSNAGALKYAATGLPAGLSINQDSGLISGTPTTAGTSSVTVTVTDSANKTGTTSFTWTVNPAGGGDVFENTDDVQIPDAGSAVNSPVKVTRAGNAPSALKVDVDIVHTYRGDLVIDLVAPDGTAYRLKNSNAADSAENVKATYTVNASSEKAEGTWNLRVRDVYQQDSGYINSWKLTF from the coding sequence GTGAGACGCACCCCCCATCGGCGCGCCGTCGCGACCGGCGCCGTGGTCGCCATGGCCGCGATGCTGACCGTCAGCGTGCAAGCAGGCGCCGGCACGGCCGCCACACCCCGGCCCGGCCAGGTCCACGCGCAGCCCGACCCGGGCGCGCTGCCCGCGAAACTGACCCCGGCGCAGCGTGCGGAACTGCTGCGGAAGGCCACGGCCGGCGCCGCGGAGACGGCCCGGCAGCTCAAGCTCGGCCCGAAGGAGAAGCTGGTCGTCAGGGACGTCGTCAAGGACGCCGACGGCAGTCTGCACACCCGTTACGAGCGCACGTACGCGGGTCTGCCGGTGCTCGGCGGCGGCCTGGTCGTGCACCGGGCGGACGGAAAGGTGCGCGGCGTCACCAAGGCGGTGCGCTCGCAGCTCGACGTGCCGACCACCACCGCGAAGGTCGGGCCCGCCGCGGCGGAGCAGAAGGCGCTCAAGGCGTCGCAGGCGCAGGGCGCCAAGAAGTCCGACGCCCGGGAGCCCCGCAAGGTGATCTGGGTCGCCGACGGCAAGCCGTTCCTCGCGTACGAGACGGTCGTCGGCGGCGTCCAGGAGGACGGCACCACGCCCAACGAGCTGCACGTCGTCACCAACGCCACCACCGGCGAGAAGCTGGCCGAGTGGCAGGGCGTCCAGGAGGGCACCGGCAACAGCATGTACAGCGGCCAGGTCACCCTGGGCACCGCGCCCTCGTACACGCTGACCGACACCACCCGCGGCAACCACAAGACCTACAACCTCAACCGCGGCACCTCCGGCACCGGCACGCTGTTCACCGACCCGGACGACGTGTGGGGTGACGGCACCCCGCAGAACGCCCAGACGGCCGGTGTGGACGCCCACTACGGCGCGGCGCTGACCTGGGACTACTACAAGAACGTACACGGCCGCAGTGGCATCAGGGGCGACGGCGTCGGCGCGTACAGCCGGGTGCACTACGGCAACAACTACGTCAACGCGTTCTGGCAGGACAGCTGCTTCTGCATGACGTACGGCGACGGCAGCGGCAACGTCAAGCCGCTGACCTCCATCGACGTGGCGGCCCACGAGATGACCCACGGCGTCACCTCGGCCACCGCCAACCTCACCTACAGCGGCGAGCCGGGCGGCCTGAACGAGGGCACCTCGGACATCTTCGCCACCGCCGTCGAGTTCAACGCCAACAACCCCAACGACGTCGGTGACTACCTCATCGGCGAGGAAATCGACATCAACGGCAACGGCACGCCGCTGCGCTACATGGACAAGCCCAGCAAGGACGGCCGCTCCAAGGACTACTGGTACTCCGGCATCGGTGGCGTCGACGTCCACTACTCCTCCGGCGTCGCCAACCACTTCTTCTATCTGCTGTCCGAGGGCAGCGGGCCCAAGGACATCAACGGTGTCCACTACGACAGCCCGACCTACGACAACCTGCCGGTGCCCGGCATCGGCCGGGCCAACGCCGAGAAGATCTGGTTCTCGGCGCTGACCAAGTACATGAGCGCGAACACCAACTACGCCGCGGCCCGCACCGCGACACTGTCCGCCGCCGCCGAGCTGTTCGGCCAGGGCAGCGCCACGTACAACACGGTCGCCAACACCTGGGCGGCGGTCAACGTCGGCCAGCGCGTCCCGGACTCCGGGGTCAGCGTCACCAACCCGGGCAACCAGACCAGCACCGTCGGCCAGCCCGCCAGCCTCCAGATCAAGGCCACCAGCAGCAACGCGGGCGCGCTGAAGTACGCGGCCACCGGGCTGCCGGCCGGGCTGAGCATCAACCAGGACTCCGGGCTGATCTCGGGCACCCCGACCACCGCGGGCACCAGCAGCGTGACGGTCACCGTCACCGACTCCGCCAACAAGACCGGCACCACCAGCTTCACCTGGACCGTGAACCCGGCCGGCGGCGGTGACGTCTTCGAGAACACCGACGACGTGCAGATCCCGGACGCGGGCAGCGCGGTCAACTCGCCGGTCAAGGTCACCCGGGCCGGCAACGCGCCGAGCGCCCTGAAGGTGGACGTGGACATCGTGCACACCTACCGCGGCGACCTGGTGATCGACCTGGTGGCCCCGGACGGCACCGCCTACCGGCTGAAGAACTCCAACGCGGCCGACTCGGCGGAGAACGTGAAGGCCACGTACACCGTCAACGCCTCCTCCGAGAAGGCGGAGGGCACCTGGAACCTGCGGGTCCGGGACGTCTACCAGCAGGACAGCGGCTACATCAACAGCTGGAAGCTGACGTTCTGA
- a CDS encoding M4 family metallopeptidase codes for MSPHISRRARITGVSLAAAGALIAAAVTAGTAGASPTAPSGTTGTAAAASPVKMTASHRAELLRDASATKARAAQELGLGAQEKLVVKDVVKDADGTTHTRYDRTFAGLPVLGGDLIVHRAKDGAVKSTTKASSAKIAVASTTPKVAPKAAAQAAQGTAKSFGAKQAAAVTPKKVVWAASGKPVLAYDTVVGGFQKDGTPNQLHVITDANTGKKIFQYQGIENGAGTSAYSGSVEIGTKKGGDGYELTDDSRGGHSTFNLNGSQSGEGKLFTNKDDKWGNGKADDPETAAVDAAYGAQLTWDYYKTVHGRAGIKGDGKGATSRVHYGQNYSNAFWDDSCFCMTYGDGEGNKKPLTSIDVAAHEMSHGVTSATANLTYSGESGGLNEATSDIFGTSVEFFAKNKEDAGDYLIGEKIDIAGDGKPLRYMDKPSKDGQSLDSWTPDAGNVDVHYSSGIANHFFYLLSEGSGAKEIGGVKYDSPTADGKKVEGIGRDKAEKIWFKALTTYMTSNTDYKGAREATVKAATDLFGADSAEVKGVEAAWTGVAVK; via the coding sequence GTGTCCCCCCACATTTCCCGTAGAGCACGTATCACCGGCGTTTCCCTGGCGGCGGCCGGCGCCCTGATAGCCGCGGCCGTCACGGCCGGTACCGCGGGCGCCTCCCCCACGGCGCCCTCCGGAACCACCGGCACCGCCGCGGCGGCCTCGCCCGTCAAGATGACCGCCTCGCACCGCGCGGAACTGCTGCGCGACGCGAGCGCCACCAAGGCGCGGGCGGCGCAGGAACTGGGCCTGGGCGCCCAGGAGAAGCTCGTCGTCAAGGACGTCGTCAAGGACGCCGACGGCACCACCCACACCCGCTACGACCGCACCTTCGCCGGACTGCCGGTCCTCGGCGGCGACCTGATCGTGCACCGCGCCAAGGACGGTGCCGTCAAGAGCACCACCAAGGCCAGCAGCGCGAAGATCGCCGTCGCCTCCACCACCCCCAAGGTCGCCCCGAAGGCCGCCGCGCAGGCCGCGCAGGGCACCGCCAAGTCCTTCGGCGCCAAGCAGGCCGCCGCCGTGACGCCCAAGAAGGTCGTCTGGGCCGCCTCCGGCAAGCCGGTCCTCGCGTACGACACGGTGGTCGGCGGCTTCCAGAAGGACGGCACGCCCAACCAGCTGCACGTCATCACCGACGCCAACACCGGCAAGAAGATCTTCCAGTACCAGGGCATCGAGAACGGCGCGGGCACCAGCGCCTACAGCGGCTCGGTCGAGATCGGCACGAAGAAGGGCGGCGACGGCTACGAGCTGACCGACGACTCGCGCGGCGGCCACTCGACGTTCAACCTGAACGGCAGCCAGAGCGGCGAGGGCAAGCTGTTCACCAACAAGGACGACAAGTGGGGCAACGGCAAGGCCGACGACCCCGAGACCGCCGCCGTCGACGCCGCCTACGGTGCCCAGCTGACCTGGGACTACTACAAGACCGTGCACGGCCGCGCGGGCATCAAGGGCGACGGCAAGGGCGCCACCTCGCGCGTCCACTACGGCCAGAACTACTCCAACGCGTTCTGGGACGACAGCTGCTTCTGCATGACGTACGGCGACGGTGAGGGCAACAAGAAGCCGCTCACCTCGATCGACGTCGCGGCGCACGAGATGAGCCACGGTGTCACCTCGGCCACCGCCAACCTCACCTACAGCGGCGAGTCCGGCGGCCTGAACGAGGCCACCTCCGACATCTTCGGCACCTCCGTCGAGTTCTTCGCCAAGAACAAGGAGGACGCCGGCGACTACCTGATCGGCGAGAAGATCGACATCGCCGGTGACGGCAAGCCGCTGCGCTACATGGACAAGCCCTCCAAGGACGGCCAGTCCCTGGACAGCTGGACCCCGGACGCCGGCAACGTCGACGTGCACTACTCCTCCGGCATCGCCAACCACTTTTTCTACCTCCTGTCCGAGGGCAGCGGCGCCAAGGAGATCGGCGGCGTCAAGTACGACAGCCCGACCGCGGACGGCAAGAAGGTCGAGGGCATCGGCCGGGACAAGGCCGAGAAGATCTGGTTCAAGGCCCTGACCACGTACATGACCTCGAACACCGACTACAAGGGCGCCCGCGAGGCGACCGTCAAGGCGGCCACCGACCTGTTCGGCGCGGACAGCGCCGAGGTCAAGGGCGTCGAGGCGGCCTGGACGGGCGTCGCGGTGAAGTAG